One uncultured Carboxylicivirga sp. genomic window, GGCCTCAAAAACAATAAAAAATGATTAAGCCGGATATTGCCATTGAAGATTTCAATTATAACCTTCCTGATGAACGCATTGCCAAGTACCCGCTTGAGAATCGTGACTTATCGAAGCTGCTAATTTTCAGGAATGGTGCAATCTCTCATAAACAATTTCCGGAAATCAAATCAGAACTACCTGCAAATGCACTATTGGTTTTTAATAATACCAAGGTGATACAGGCCCGTCTGAAATTTAAAAAAGCAACAGGTGCTGAGATTGAGATATTTTGTCTAGAACCAATGAGTCCACTGGAAGTACAAATGGCTTTCGACAGTCGGGAAACAACAACCTGGAAATGTATAGTGGGAAATGCACGCAAATGGAAGAACGATCCACTTACAAAAAACATTGAGATTAACGGAGAAGAAATCATTATTACAATAGAAAAAGGAGAGCAACTAACAGATGCCTATTCCATAGTATTCAGTTGGGATAATTCAAATTTTTCGTTTGCTGAGATTATTGAAAACATTGGTCTCACTCCTATTCCTCCCTATTTGAATCGTGAAACGGAAGAAATTGATTTAGATCGGTATCAAACAGTTTATTCCCAACACAAAGGATCAGTTGCAGCTCCTACTGCTGGATTACATTTTACAAATGAAATACTAAACGACCTCAAAGCTGAAGGACACACTCTTCTGAATATAACCTTACATGTAGGTGCCGGCACCTTCAAACCTGTTAAATCAGAAAAGATTGCCGGACATGAAATGCATACTGAGCATTTTGTAATTACTCAACAAGCTATAAAGAGTCTGATCAATAATACAAATCCAACCATAGCAGTTGGAACCACATCTGTTCGAACACTCGAAAGTCTTTATTGGTATGGTGTACGTCTTTTGGAAAAATTACCAATTGATCATGGTGTTCAACAATGGGACCCATATAACCTGAATGGTGCATACAGTAGAATTGAAGCTTTGGCTGCACTGCTTGATTTTATGGAGCAAAATAAAATCAATACTCTTTCGGGTCGTACATCTATTATTATTGTAACAGGCTATCAATTTAAAATGATAAATGGATTGGTTACCAACTTTCATCAACCACAAAGCACCTTATTATTGCTAATCAGTGCTATTGTCGGAAAAAGATGGAAAGAAATTTATCAATACGCACTGAATAATGATTTTCGCTTTTTAAGTTATGGAGACAGTTCTTTATTAATGATTGACTAAAAACACCGCTAAGAAGTTCAGATGATATTAATGGTAAATGTTAGTAATCCCATATATTATTTAATCATCATATTTGACACATTTTTGACTTTCATCAGCATTTACTAGTGGAATTTTAAAATTGAATATTGATCCGACATTTAATTCACTCTCAACCCAAATTTCACCCTTGTGCCTATCTACAAACTCTTTACATAAAATCAAACCTATTCCTGTTCCTTTTTCATTATTAGTACCTAAAGTGGTAAATGTAGAATCCAATTTAAATAATTTCCTGTAATTATCTTTGGACATACCAATTCCACTATCCTGAACTGAAACAATTAAATAACCTTTCTCTATTGTAGTAAAAACCTTAAGTTCTCCATTGACAGGTGTAAACTTTATTGCATTAGATAATAAATTTCGAAGTACACCACTTATCATATTTCTATCGATACAAATCTGTCCTTCATATATATTCATCAACTTAATGTGAATATTTTTCACATCTGCTTGCTTTCTCAATAATTCTACATTCTCATCTATTAATTCCGAAACATTTATTAAAGAAGGGGAAAATGATAAACTTCCTGTCTGCGAAGATGCCCAAGTTAAAAGATTCTCAAGTAATTTAAATCCTCTTATTGATGATTCTTTCATACTTCTTGCAAACAATAATAATTTCTCATCTTTCAACTCTTTATAAGTTTCTTCCATTAATTCTGACAACTGAATCATTTGTCCGATAGGACCTTTTAAATCATGCCCGATTATCTTAAAAAACTTATCTTTTGTGAGATTTAATTCCTTGAGTTTATAGTTATCATTTTCAATTAGAATAAAAAGAAACAGTAACGGAAATGTATATGCTACCACAATCCAAATTAATCCGGCAAGCAATTGAATAGTAATATCTTTATAAATTTGCCATTCATTTCCATATATAAATGAGAATACATCCCTACTGGTATTAACCAAAACAAATAATAACGCAATCCAGCCTATTACGTGTTGCATTTTGGAATTTCCTTTTTTAATAACCAGAAAATAAAACATGTATAAAAAGAAGGCAGCCATGGAGATCATTATTACGATCCTGGAGTAACTTGAACTACCTATGACAACAGTAAAGAAAACACTTAATAGAGTTAAAATTATCAATTGTTTTTTCAATCTTTTATTTTCTTTTTTATTGTATTGAATCATACAATAGACTTCTATTGCTATACCGACAAATAAGATTGAATTAGCAATTACAGGAAGATTAACACCTAGTTTGTCTATAGAGACTAATGATAAGAACTGAGTAAGGCATTGAAGCGATTTTCCTATTACATACAATTGAATGTTAAAATCACGAATGCGGTAAAGGTAAATATATAGGAGAAAAACTACTACGGATAAGAAATGTCCAATAAAGACAATAAATAAGAGCATATGAACATTTAGATCCAGCATTTTATTTACAATTTACCATTTTTTGGGAAATAAATCTTCCTCACCAACGTTCTTTTCCACACATTATATACTATCCTTAAACCTTAAAAATAATCAAGTCAATTTAAACTAATCCAACTTTCAATTTGCCAATATGACATTCATGTAGCAATGGATTAATTGCAAAAAAAGATGAGTCAATTTTCTGCCTCATCTCTTTTTGCTATTTCTTCCTCCAGAATCTCTTCAATATCAGCAACACAACTTCCACAAATGGTTGCCACATCTGTTTCGTCCTGTAAATCATCAAATGAAGTAATATTTTTCTCGCGGATTGCTTTTATTATTTCAGCTTTAGTCATACGCATATGACGACAAACAAAATCATTATCCTCAAACATATCTTTTCAATTTTTAATTAGCTATTAAACATCACCAATAGGTAATTGTTCCCATATACCTTTATTAAAGAAAGAGACCGATGTACCACCACATTTTTTAATGGTCTCCACTGCATTATCAAATTCACTTTTTAATTCATCAGGATGATGAGCATCAACCGACACAGTTAATGGTATTCCTAAATCAATACATCTTTTGATAATTCTTTCATTCGGAAAGAAAGTATGGTATTTACCTCTATAAATTCCTCGTGTATTCACTTCAACAATAGTACCTTGATTTGCTATTTCTTGCAAAGTTTCTTCCACCAGATTTTGATACCAATCATCCTCTTCTTTAAAGAACCGATTTTTGTTATTCATCACAACCTTATCCATATGTGCAATTACATCCGGCTTTTGTTTGGTAACCATCTCTTTTAACTGATTGTAGTATTGAGTAACTGCTTTACGAATATCTCCATCAAAACAAGCAATTATACCTTTTTCATAATTTTCAGCAGGTCCATCCAGAAACCAAAGTTCATCCGGAACTTCAGAATTTAGAACCAGATGAACTGATCCAATGATATAATCCAAATCAAGCATTTTTCGCCAGGTATCAAAGCTAAGTGACTTATCCAACGGAATATAATCTGCTTCCAATGCCGCATATATTTCCATCCGCCCAGCATATTCTAACTTTAACTTTGCTATCTCATTCCTGTATTTTAAACCGTCTTCAAATTTCAGTGCCCACTTTGTATCAAAAGGAACAGGTGCATGACTTGAAAAACCAAGTGCTGTTAATCCAACCTTTGCGGCCTTATCGCAAACTTCTGACATGGGTACTTTTCCATCACAATAATGTGAATGGGTATGAAAACTGAAATATTTCATTATTAATTCGTTTAATGACTTAAATAAAAAGATATTTAAGAATGAAGAGTTTAAATGGAAGACAAAAGTGTTAATATTTCCTTAAAAGACCAATCAACTTTGTATCTGATTTGTTTTTCTCCAAATATGACTATCTATTTTGTATGAACTATCTTAAAATCCTGCTATTTTTGTTCGATTTCCAAAAAACGAAATGTTAAAATCTACCTGTTTTATTGAAAATAATAATCGTTAAAGAGAGGTTAAAGTCCTTTTACATTAACATATTTTAACGAGCTTCGAATACTGAAATCACTTGACATATTGTTATTTTGAAGAAGAACGCTTAAAAAGCAACTAAAATTAGAATCAGAATTAAAAATTAAAGTATA contains:
- a CDS encoding S-adenosylmethionine:tRNA ribosyltransferase-isomerase, with protein sequence MIKPDIAIEDFNYNLPDERIAKYPLENRDLSKLLIFRNGAISHKQFPEIKSELPANALLVFNNTKVIQARLKFKKATGAEIEIFCLEPMSPLEVQMAFDSRETTTWKCIVGNARKWKNDPLTKNIEINGEEIIITIEKGEQLTDAYSIVFSWDNSNFSFAEIIENIGLTPIPPYLNRETEEIDLDRYQTVYSQHKGSVAAPTAGLHFTNEILNDLKAEGHTLLNITLHVGAGTFKPVKSEKIAGHEMHTEHFVITQQAIKSLINNTNPTIAVGTTSVRTLESLYWYGVRLLEKLPIDHGVQQWDPYNLNGAYSRIEALAALLDFMEQNKINTLSGRTSIIIVTGYQFKMINGLVTNFHQPQSTLLLLISAIVGKRWKEIYQYALNNDFRFLSYGDSSLLMID
- a CDS encoding HAMP domain-containing sensor histidine kinase, with product MIQYNKKENKRLKKQLIILTLLSVFFTVVIGSSSYSRIVIMISMAAFFLYMFYFLVIKKGNSKMQHVIGWIALLFVLVNTSRDVFSFIYGNEWQIYKDITIQLLAGLIWIVVAYTFPLLFLFILIENDNYKLKELNLTKDKFFKIIGHDLKGPIGQMIQLSELMEETYKELKDEKLLLFARSMKESSIRGFKLLENLLTWASSQTGSLSFSPSLINVSELIDENVELLRKQADVKNIHIKLMNIYEGQICIDRNMISGVLRNLLSNAIKFTPVNGELKVFTTIEKGYLIVSVQDSGIGMSKDNYRKLFKLDSTFTTLGTNNEKGTGIGLILCKEFVDRHKGEIWVESELNVGSIFNFKIPLVNADESQKCVKYDD
- a CDS encoding (2Fe-2S)-binding protein yields the protein MFEDNDFVCRHMRMTKAEIIKAIREKNITSFDDLQDETDVATICGSCVADIEEILEEEIAKRDEAEN
- a CDS encoding histidinol-phosphatase, with product MKYFSFHTHSHYCDGKVPMSEVCDKAAKVGLTALGFSSHAPVPFDTKWALKFEDGLKYRNEIAKLKLEYAGRMEIYAALEADYIPLDKSLSFDTWRKMLDLDYIIGSVHLVLNSEVPDELWFLDGPAENYEKGIIACFDGDIRKAVTQYYNQLKEMVTKQKPDVIAHMDKVVMNNKNRFFKEEDDWYQNLVEETLQEIANQGTIVEVNTRGIYRGKYHTFFPNERIIKRCIDLGIPLTVSVDAHHPDELKSEFDNAVETIKKCGGTSVSFFNKGIWEQLPIGDV